A section of the Pediococcus inopinatus genome encodes:
- a CDS encoding MarR family winged helix-turn-helix transcriptional regulator → MEPEQSSNDIFGQLFLTLIQAISQNRFPDKFGLTRLQAITLRNVYRQSGITMTQLAQKIGITRPQLTRIIDTLEERGLVSRHHNDDNHRVINVLRTEKGKKVVKKHMDLIQSRIQRLVDTLDDEDQKALVTHLQGTIRLMEKAGIVELDFEKN, encoded by the coding sequence ATGGAACCAGAACAGAGCAGTAACGACATTTTTGGACAATTATTCCTAACCCTCATCCAAGCAATTTCGCAAAATCGTTTTCCGGATAAATTCGGTCTGACACGTTTACAAGCCATCACACTCAGAAACGTGTATCGGCAGTCCGGGATCACCATGACACAGCTTGCACAAAAGATCGGCATTACCAGACCACAGCTTACACGGATTATCGATACCCTTGAGGAACGTGGCTTAGTTAGTCGTCACCATAACGATGATAACCACCGCGTCATTAATGTTCTCCGTACTGAAAAAGGAAAAAAAGTTGTAAAAAAACACATGGATCTTATCCAGTCCCGAATTCAAAGGCTGGTTGATACCTTGGATGACGAAGACCAGAAAGCCCTAGTTACTCACTTGCAAGGAACTATCCGTTTAATGGAAAAAGCGGGCATTGTTGAATTAGACTTCGAAAAAAATTAG
- a CDS encoding ABC transporter ATP-binding protein — translation MANILEVKHLDKSFGRKKVLHDINFTVQKGRIVGLVGPNGAGKSTIMKTVLGLTGFSKGEILVEGQNVTATKHASLEHVGALIEYPGIYPFLSGLDHLKLFATGDDQQHRIDEVVTELRMTKYIKRKAKSYSLGMKQKLGIALALINHPHFIVLDEPMNGLDPESNKDLRNIITKLAQNGATILISSHILSELEKLVDDVLVIDKGRIVSQSSMQALTDKGKKYLVIKSADDEHAKQLLSEAGYTLGEGSDVRILAEDNQKLMPILKLFVDNDIEILDIQHQQSDLETSLLALLADDQLTE, via the coding sequence ATGGCAAATATTCTGGAAGTTAAACATCTAGATAAGAGTTTTGGACGTAAAAAGGTTTTGCATGACATTAATTTTACGGTCCAAAAGGGCAGAATTGTGGGACTTGTTGGACCGAATGGGGCCGGAAAATCGACGATCATGAAAACTGTATTGGGATTGACCGGTTTTTCTAAAGGTGAAATTCTCGTTGAAGGTCAAAATGTGACGGCAACGAAACATGCGAGTTTAGAACATGTTGGTGCCTTGATTGAGTATCCTGGAATTTATCCATTTTTAAGCGGCTTGGATCATTTGAAATTGTTTGCAACTGGTGATGATCAACAGCACCGCATCGATGAAGTGGTCACTGAATTGAGGATGACCAAATACATCAAGCGGAAGGCAAAATCTTATTCATTAGGGATGAAGCAAAAGCTGGGTATCGCGTTAGCTTTAATTAATCATCCGCATTTTATTGTGTTGGATGAACCAATGAATGGGTTGGATCCTGAATCAAATAAAGATTTACGGAATATTATTACTAAATTAGCGCAAAATGGGGCAACCATTTTGATTTCTAGTCATATTTTGAGTGAACTCGAAAAGTTAGTTGATGATGTGTTGGTGATCGATAAAGGACGGATTGTGTCACAATCTTCAATGCAGGCCCTAACGGATAAAGGCAAAAAATATCTGGTGATTAAATCGGCCGATGATGAACATGCCAAACAATTATTGAGTGAGGCTGGATATACATTGGGTGAGGGCTCGGATGTGCGAATCCTTGCAGAAGATAATCAAAAGTTAATGCCAATTTTGAAATTATTTGTAGATAACGATATTGAAATTTTAGATATTCAGCATCAACAAAGTGATTTAGAAACGTCATTGCTGGCTTTATTAGCTGATGATCAATTGACGGAATAG
- a CDS encoding ATP-binding cassette domain-containing protein, protein MLKLSHINKYYHVGDTVTKAQDDVSVEFRKQEFVAILGPSGSGKTTMLNIIGGLDRYDSGDLLIKGKSTKNFKDSEWDAYRNNSVGFIFQSYNLISHLSIMENVEMGMTLSGVSASQKKKQATDALIRVGLKDQMHKQPNQLSGGQMQRVAIARAIANDPEILLADEPTGALDSETSDEIMQLIRDLSKDRLVIMVTHNPDLAHKYADRIIEFADGQIQNDSNPFEEEQKQSDFSLNNTKMSYWTALKLSYTNIRTKKGRTFLTVFASSIGIISIAVVLALSNGFQKQVDQTQSDALSTMPVTVSPTSTDPNALSSSDSGSSNNKAAKNNQVKAEKSAEDKAQHTNKITTNYLDYLNKMPKKDAKNIAVSYGTGMNLLREVDGKYKPVTFSTSDPDSSATSASAMMSASTGLNGSVYPVDRNGKQSFLKTYYKVLAGSYPTKSTDIVLVVDKDNTVNINALKNLGFTVKDGQNFNYKDLVGTKIKVVANDNYYTKLPTGNYVSGTNYSKMAANSSTKTLTVKGIIRVKVSGNSDGILANGIAYSANLTKDVLDANQDSKIVAAQKKSDNNVMTGQKMDKATRSAMLTTLGDESEPTNIQIYPTKFKQKDKVLSYLDKYNKGKSKADKVVYTDLASTISSMTGGIMDAITYVLVAFAGISLVTSMIMIAIITYTSVLERTKEIGVLKALGARKKDITRVFDAETFILGFGAGVFGIFVAWALTFPINAILENVTGLAGVAVLNPTQAIILVIVSTVLTMLGGHIPARMAAKKDAAIALRAD, encoded by the coding sequence TTGTTAAAATTAAGTCATATCAACAAGTACTACCACGTTGGCGACACCGTTACAAAGGCACAAGATGATGTTTCAGTTGAGTTCCGCAAACAAGAATTTGTTGCAATTCTTGGCCCTAGTGGATCTGGAAAGACAACCATGCTGAATATCATTGGCGGATTAGATCGATATGATTCCGGAGATCTACTTATTAAAGGAAAATCTACTAAGAACTTTAAAGATTCTGAATGGGATGCTTACCGAAATAACTCGGTTGGTTTTATTTTCCAATCCTATAATTTAATTTCACATCTTTCAATTATGGAAAATGTGGAAATGGGGATGACGCTTAGTGGCGTTTCAGCTTCTCAAAAAAAGAAACAAGCAACGGATGCTTTGATTCGCGTTGGGCTCAAAGATCAAATGCACAAACAACCAAATCAACTTTCTGGTGGGCAAATGCAACGGGTTGCGATTGCGCGGGCAATTGCCAATGATCCGGAAATTCTTCTTGCGGATGAACCCACGGGAGCGTTGGATTCTGAAACTAGTGACGAGATTATGCAATTGATTCGTGATTTGAGTAAAGATCGTCTCGTTATTATGGTGACGCATAATCCTGATCTTGCGCATAAATACGCAGATCGAATTATTGAGTTTGCCGATGGCCAGATCCAAAACGATTCCAATCCGTTTGAAGAAGAACAAAAACAATCTGATTTTTCACTAAACAACACTAAGATGAGTTATTGGACAGCACTTAAGCTTTCCTATACAAACATTCGAACCAAAAAAGGACGCACGTTCCTGACGGTATTTGCCTCAAGTATTGGTATTATCAGTATTGCCGTCGTTTTGGCACTTTCAAATGGCTTTCAAAAGCAAGTGGACCAGACCCAAAGTGATGCGTTATCAACGATGCCAGTGACCGTTTCGCCGACTAGTACAGATCCTAATGCACTGAGTTCAAGTGATAGTGGAAGCTCTAATAATAAAGCTGCTAAAAATAATCAGGTGAAGGCTGAAAAGAGTGCTGAGGATAAAGCTCAACATACAAACAAAATTACGACTAATTATTTAGATTATTTGAATAAAATGCCTAAAAAAGATGCCAAAAATATTGCGGTAAGCTACGGCACAGGGATGAATTTATTACGCGAAGTTGACGGTAAATACAAACCCGTGACGTTTTCAACAAGTGATCCCGATAGTTCTGCAACCAGTGCAAGTGCCATGATGAGTGCTTCAACTGGCTTGAACGGTAGTGTTTATCCGGTAGATCGTAATGGTAAACAAAGTTTCTTAAAAACCTACTATAAAGTGCTTGCCGGGAGTTATCCGACAAAATCCACAGATATCGTGTTGGTTGTGGATAAGGATAATACCGTCAATATCAACGCTTTAAAGAACCTCGGTTTCACTGTTAAGGATGGTCAGAACTTTAATTACAAAGATCTAGTGGGTACAAAGATTAAAGTGGTTGCGAATGATAATTACTATACAAAATTGCCAACTGGTAACTATGTATCAGGAACTAATTATTCAAAAATGGCTGCTAATTCAAGTACCAAAACTTTGACGGTTAAAGGAATCATTCGGGTGAAGGTATCTGGAAATTCAGACGGTATTTTAGCAAATGGGATTGCCTACAGTGCTAATTTGACTAAAGATGTTTTAGACGCTAACCAAGATTCAAAAATTGTTGCTGCTCAAAAGAAGAGCGATAACAACGTGATGACTGGTCAAAAAATGGATAAGGCTACGCGCTCGGCAATGTTAACAACCCTTGGCGACGAATCAGAACCAACTAATATTCAAATTTATCCAACTAAGTTTAAACAAAAAGATAAAGTTCTTTCATATTTAGACAAGTACAACAAAGGGAAGAGCAAAGCCGATAAAGTGGTTTACACAGATCTTGCCAGCACGATTTCTAGTATGACGGGTGGGATCATGGACGCGATTACTTACGTCTTAGTTGCCTTTGCCGGCATTTCGTTAGTAACTTCCATGATTATGATTGCGATTATTACGTATACCAGTGTCTTGGAACGAACCAAAGAAATTGGAGTTCTCAAAGCCTTAGGTGCTCGTAAAAAAGATATTACTCGTGTGTTTGATGCGGAAACATTTATCCTCGGCTTTGGGGCCGGTGTATTTGGAATTTTCGTGGCGTGGGCGTTAACCTTCCCAATCAATGCGATTTTGGAAAACGTAACTGGCCTAGCGGGAGTTGCCGTATTGAATCCAACGCAAGCAATTATCTTAGTGATTGTTTCGACAGTTTTGACCATGTTAGGTGGCCATATACCAGCACGAATGGCAGCCAAGAAAGATGCCGCCATTGCGTTACGTGCAGACTAA
- a CDS encoding glycosyltransferase family 8 protein gives MNLLFAIDNHVVDQLLTTLYSITINTPNQTFDVYVIQKNELKKTPKILNFCERLGLNYHPIILGETFLENAPVTNRYPETIYYRLLAQEYLPADLDRVLYLDVDILAINDLSALYQLDLDESLYAAASHSALSNNVTEPLNKLRLGNYEAESYFNSGIMMLNLKAIRDQVKSDDIFKYIYDNKMALFLPDQDVLNGLYGHQIKKIPDELYNFDARRSPMYYALSNGRWTLDWVIENTVFLHFCGRDKPWKKDYHNRYGGLYKHYAYRAQKILQ, from the coding sequence ATGAATTTACTATTTGCCATTGATAATCATGTAGTCGATCAATTATTAACGACCCTTTATTCAATTACGATTAATACGCCAAATCAGACGTTTGATGTATATGTGATTCAAAAAAACGAGTTAAAGAAAACACCAAAAATACTAAATTTTTGCGAAAGGCTGGGATTGAATTACCATCCAATTATTTTAGGCGAAACTTTTTTAGAAAATGCACCAGTCACTAATCGATATCCAGAAACAATTTATTATCGACTATTAGCTCAGGAGTATCTACCGGCTGACTTAGACCGAGTTCTTTATTTAGATGTGGATATTTTAGCAATTAATGATTTATCGGCATTGTATCAATTAGATTTGGATGAGTCCTTATACGCAGCGGCCAGCCATTCGGCGTTATCGAATAATGTGACGGAACCGCTAAATAAATTACGCCTTGGCAATTATGAGGCAGAAAGTTATTTTAATTCAGGGATCATGATGTTGAATCTAAAAGCGATTCGAGACCAGGTGAAAAGTGACGATATTTTTAAATATATATATGACAACAAAATGGCTCTTTTTTTGCCGGATCAAGATGTTTTAAATGGTTTGTACGGACATCAAATTAAAAAAATACCGGATGAACTTTATAACTTTGATGCCCGGCGGAGTCCCATGTATTACGCGCTTAGTAATGGGCGGTGGACTTTGGACTGGGTGATTGAAAATACTGTCTTCTTACATTTTTGTGGACGGGATAAACCGTGGAAAAAAGATTATCACAATCGCTATGGTGGTTTGTATAAACATTACGCTTATCGAGCTCAAAAAATATTGCAATAA
- a CDS encoding ABC transporter permease, giving the protein MVTLINQELFKLMHKKSTYFATILLIGLMSLFAGLAKAYPKYFDAKSLFSSNFTGIEWIVFLMIAGCGAIVSMEFQYGTVKELLYRKYNRGQVIMSKWITIFFYSVYLYVLSFVWTLILKVALFSNTFDLAKVGRNGHTLLENLGITMGGNFIGLWLILTLVLLLATLFKNATVAVSVGIIGYFASSIVASLMFMLIAKWEWLKWNPINMLNLSSQVVDSSYKVLTKLSVEQLVWGNLGYIVVFLFFGYLIFKKRNV; this is encoded by the coding sequence ATGGTAACTTTAATAAATCAGGAATTATTTAAATTAATGCATAAAAAAAGTACCTATTTTGCCACGATCTTGTTAATTGGCTTAATGTCGCTTTTTGCTGGATTGGCCAAAGCTTATCCAAAGTATTTTGATGCGAAAAGTTTATTCAGTTCAAATTTTACGGGAATAGAGTGGATTGTATTTTTAATGATCGCAGGCTGTGGCGCAATTGTCTCGATGGAATTTCAGTATGGAACTGTCAAAGAGCTCTTGTACCGCAAATATAATCGTGGTCAGGTGATCATGAGTAAGTGGATTACAATATTTTTCTATTCTGTTTACTTATATGTACTTTCATTTGTTTGGACGCTTATTTTGAAAGTCGCCTTGTTTAGTAATACGTTTGATCTCGCCAAGGTGGGCCGAAATGGGCATACGTTGCTTGAAAATTTAGGAATTACAATGGGCGGAAACTTTATTGGATTATGGCTCATTTTGACCTTAGTTTTACTCTTAGCAACCTTGTTCAAAAATGCGACCGTGGCGGTATCTGTGGGTATTATTGGCTACTTTGCCAGCAGCATTGTTGCCAGTCTAATGTTTATGCTCATTGCTAAGTGGGAGTGGTTGAAATGGAATCCCATCAATATGCTGAATTTATCGAGTCAGGTGGTAGATTCGAGTTACAAAGTACTCACAAAACTCTCGGTTGAACAGTTGGTGTGGGGAAACCTTGGTTATATCGTTGTATTCCTGTTCTTTGGGTACTTGATTTTCAAGAAACGAAATGTGTAA